A window of Lepidochelys kempii isolate rLepKem1 chromosome 1, rLepKem1.hap2, whole genome shotgun sequence contains these coding sequences:
- the GPR22 gene encoding G-protein coupled receptor 22: MCFSPIPEVNMQSESNITVQDAIDDINTNMYRALSYPLSFQVSLTGFLMLEIVLGLGSNLTVLVLYCMKSNLINSVSNIITMNLHVLDVIICVGCIPLTIVILLLSLESNSALICCFHEACVSFASVSTAINVFAITLDRYDISVKPANRILTLGRAVMLMTSIWIVSLLSFLIPFIEVNFFSLQSESTWENKTLLCVSVNEYHTELGMYYHLLVQIPIFFFTVIVMLITYTKILQALNIRIGTRFTTGQKKKARKKKTISLTTQHETTDVSQSSGGRNVVFGVRTSVSVIIALRRAVKRHRERRERQKRVFRMSLLIISTFLLCWTPISVLNTTILCLGPSDLLVKLRLCFLVMAYGTTIFHPLLYAFTRQKFQKVLKSKMKKRVVSIVEADPMPNNAVIHNSWMEPKRNKQINFEDNEVRQKCLVPQVVTD, encoded by the coding sequence ATGTGCTTCTCTCCCATTCCGGAAGTCAACATGCAGTCTGAATCTAACATTACAGTTCAAGATGCCATTGATGACATCAACACCAATATGTACCGAGCACTGTCATATCCATTAAGCTTTCAAGTTTCTCTCACTGGATTTCTGATGTTAGAAATTGTGTTGGGACTTGGCAGCAACCTCACCGTGTTGGTACTTTACTGCATGAAATCCAACTTAATCAATTCTGTCAGTAACATTATTACAATGAACCTTCACGTACTTGATGTAATAATTTGTGTGGGATGTATTCCTCTAACTATAGTTATCCTTCTGCTTTCACTGGAGAGTAACAGTGCTCTAATTTGCTGTTTCCATGAGGCTTGTGTTTCTTTTGCAAGTGTTTCAACTGCAATCAACGTTTTTGCTATCACTTTAGACCGATATGATATCTCTGTAAAACCTGCAAATCGAATTCTGACATTGGGAAGGGCTGTGATGTTAATGACATCAATATGGATTGTCTCTCTTTTATCCTTCCTGATTCCCTTTATTGAAgtcaattttttcagtcttcaaaGCGAAAGTACTTGGGAAAATAAGACTCTTTTGTGTGTCAGTGTAAATGAATACCACACTGAACTGGGAATGTACTATCATCTCCTAGTACAGATTCCAATTTTTTTCTTCACTGTTATAGTAATGCTAATTACATACACCAAAATACTCCAGGCTCTTAATATTCGAATAGGTACAAGATTTACAACAGGGCAAAAGAAAAAAGCCAGAAAGAAAAAGACTATTTCTTTGACTACACAACACGAGACTACTGATGTTTCACAAAGCAGTGGCGGGAGAAATGTAGTCTTTGGCGTAAGGACTTCAGTTTCAGTAATAATTGCCCTACGGCGAGCTGTAAAACGACATCGTGAAAGACGGGAAAGACAAAAGAGAGTCTTCAGAATGTCCCTGTTGATTATTTCAACGTTTCTTCTCTGCTGGACACCCATTTCTGTTTTAAACACTACAATTTTATGTCTGGGCCCAAGTGACCTTTTGGTAAAGCTGAGATTATGTTTTCTCGTTATGGCATACGGAACAACCATATTTCACCCTCTACTTTATGCATTCACTAGGCAAAAATTTCAGAAGGTCCtgaaaagtaaaatgaaaaaacGAGTCGTTTCAATAGTGGAAGCAGATCCCATGCCGAATAATGCTGTAATACATAACTCATGGATGGAACCTAAAAGGAACAAACAGATTAATTTTGAAGACAATGAagtaaggcagaaatgtttagtaCCTCAGGTTGTCACTGACTAG